One genomic segment of Deinococcus roseus includes these proteins:
- a CDS encoding transposase, which translates to MGKQRKNWPADLKQTIVLEVLKGEESVASIARRYEASEALLYKWVRPAKGR; encoded by the coding sequence ATGGGGAAACAACGCAAAAACTGGCCCGCAGACCTCAAACAGACCATCGTGCTCGAAGTTCTCAAAGGCGAAGAATCCGTAGCCAGCATTGCCCGGCGATATGAAGCCAGCGAGGCGCTATTGTACAAGTGGGTGCGACCTGCAAAGGGTCGGTGA
- the ltrA gene encoding group II intron reverse transcriptase/maturase, whose amino-acid sequence MLVIEQTDRPDILWQNINWTATEQTVRRIQERIFRATQQKEWRQVKNLQKLLIRSTSAHLLAIRKVTQENPGKRTPGIDGKVADTPEARQELLESGLSFKAYRPLPVKRVLIPKPGGKTRPLGIPTVKDRVMQTLVKLALEPEWESQFEANSYGFRPGRNTMDAITQLHITLNGKGCSEWILDADIRSCFDQIDHQAILDRVPVFKTVIFRWLKAGVIEWGQKVESEQGTPQGGPLSPLLANIALHGMEALFGAEHPSGINISPARRSGLNKGISVTRFADDFIVTAPSKERIEDYVMPKLQAFLKERGLEFSEAKTRITHVDEGFNFLGFTIRRFKRAVLTYPQKEKVKQYVSNIRSHLKNNKQARTEKIIRKLNLMIRGWINYYRFSAAKSTFNKLDYLMWLMLWRWAKRRHPKKSGRWVRKRYFTQHWTFHEGDMMLQRHTKVPVTRYVKVQGKASPLNPGLRSYWKNRRYKGEMADLRRSSHRILFSRQQGKCALCQAALEASVMHNHHVLAKVVGGSDGLENRVLVHPWCHQAWHQRVGYLRKKA is encoded by the coding sequence ATGCTTGTCATTGAACAGACCGACAGACCAGACATCCTGTGGCAGAACATCAATTGGACTGCCACGGAACAGACGGTAAGGCGCATTCAGGAAAGGATTTTCCGGGCAACTCAGCAAAAGGAGTGGCGGCAGGTTAAGAACCTGCAAAAACTCCTGATCCGTTCCACTTCAGCCCATCTGCTCGCCATCCGCAAGGTGACCCAGGAAAACCCTGGAAAACGCACCCCAGGAATCGACGGAAAGGTGGCTGATACACCAGAAGCACGGCAAGAACTGCTGGAATCAGGTTTGTCCTTCAAGGCATACCGTCCTCTCCCTGTGAAACGGGTGTTGATTCCCAAGCCGGGGGGCAAAACCCGGCCTCTGGGCATTCCCACCGTCAAAGACCGGGTGATGCAAACCCTGGTGAAACTTGCCCTGGAGCCTGAATGGGAAAGCCAATTCGAGGCCAACTCCTACGGCTTTAGACCCGGGCGAAACACCATGGATGCCATCACCCAGCTCCACATCACGCTAAACGGCAAAGGTTGCAGTGAATGGATCCTGGACGCGGACATTCGAAGCTGCTTCGACCAGATCGACCATCAGGCCATTTTGGACCGGGTCCCGGTGTTTAAAACGGTCATTTTCAGGTGGTTGAAAGCAGGGGTGATCGAATGGGGCCAAAAAGTGGAGTCCGAACAGGGCACTCCACAAGGCGGTCCCCTATCACCCTTGCTGGCCAACATAGCCCTGCATGGCATGGAAGCCCTGTTCGGAGCAGAACACCCCTCTGGAATCAACATTTCTCCTGCCAGACGAAGCGGACTGAACAAAGGGATCTCTGTGACACGGTTTGCCGACGATTTTATTGTGACCGCACCCTCCAAAGAACGCATCGAGGACTATGTGATGCCCAAGTTGCAGGCTTTCTTGAAAGAAAGAGGTCTGGAATTCAGTGAAGCCAAAACCCGCATTACCCATGTGGATGAGGGTTTTAACTTTCTGGGTTTCACCATCCGGCGCTTCAAAAGGGCAGTGCTGACCTACCCTCAAAAGGAAAAGGTCAAACAATACGTCAGCAACATCAGGTCCCATCTCAAGAACAACAAACAGGCTAGGACCGAAAAGATCATCCGTAAGCTAAATTTGATGATTCGGGGATGGATCAACTATTACCGGTTCAGTGCAGCAAAGTCGACCTTTAACAAATTGGACTACCTGATGTGGTTGATGCTGTGGAGGTGGGCGAAACGCCGCCACCCCAAGAAATCGGGGCGGTGGGTGCGAAAACGCTACTTCACCCAGCATTGGACGTTTCACGAAGGGGACATGATGCTGCAAAGACATACTAAAGTGCCAGTCACCCGGTATGTCAAAGTACAGGGCAAGGCCAGCCCTTTGAATCCAGGTCTTCGCAGTTATTGGAAGAACCGAAGATACAAAGGGGAAATGGCAGATCTACGTCGTTCCAGTCACAGAATCCTCTTCAGCAGGCAGCAAGGGAAATGTGCATTGTGTCAGGCGGCTCTCGAAGCCAGCGTGATGCACAATCACCATGTGCTTGCAAAAGTTGTGGGAGGAAGTGACGGACTGGAAAACCGTGTGTTGGTGCATCCCTGGTGTCATCAGGCATGGCATCAACGGGTGGGATACCTGAGGAAGAAGGCTTGA
- a CDS encoding integrase core domain-containing protein yields MGELAVLYQNYPTVTLRHFARLAGVAYHRLRDFLRGERQRQARQQKKIEAQSHVLQLVGQHPTFGYRKLYQQAVKMGSKVGEHWIRHYLRQQKLNPAPHRKRRKPKVETLPESKWPQGRRVQIDATMIQLPQDGKVWVYQVLDVKTRLCLASMAFPQLSSFNALQSLKAGISELKKYVSDNTFLIQSDGGSDFTSAPFQAHCKEIGDWTRCRTSQKGGMGILERLNRTLKYEMVFRHDPQNLAELKALLQKFQLWYNTERLHASLEYQTPLQVAAQEGKILLSA; encoded by the coding sequence GTGGGGGAGCTGGCGGTCCTGTATCAGAATTACCCCACCGTCACCTTGCGGCATTTTGCCCGCCTGGCAGGGGTGGCCTATCATCGGCTGCGGGATTTCTTGCGTGGCGAACGTCAACGCCAAGCCCGTCAACAGAAAAAGATCGAAGCTCAAAGTCATGTTCTCCAACTGGTGGGGCAGCACCCCACCTTCGGGTACCGCAAACTATACCAGCAAGCGGTGAAAATGGGCTCAAAGGTGGGTGAACATTGGATTCGACACTATCTCAGACAGCAAAAGTTAAATCCTGCTCCTCACCGGAAACGCCGCAAACCCAAAGTGGAAACCTTACCGGAGAGCAAGTGGCCACAGGGACGTAGGGTGCAGATCGATGCCACGATGATCCAACTCCCTCAGGACGGTAAAGTTTGGGTCTATCAGGTCCTGGACGTTAAAACACGTTTGTGCCTTGCTTCAATGGCCTTTCCTCAGCTGTCCAGCTTCAATGCCTTGCAAAGCCTCAAGGCTGGGATCAGTGAGCTAAAGAAGTACGTGTCAGACAACACGTTTCTGATTCAGAGTGATGGTGGCTCGGACTTCACCAGTGCCCCCTTTCAGGCCCATTGCAAGGAGATCGGTGATTGGACACGTTGTCGGACCTCGCAGAAGGGTGGGATGGGCATTCTGGAGCGTCTCAATCGCACGTTGAAGTACGAAATGGTGTTTCGTCATGACCCTCAGAATTTAGCAGAGCTGAAAGCCCTGTTGCAGAAATTTCAGTTGTGGTACAACACGGAGCGGCTTCATGCGTCCCTGGAGTATCAAACTCCGCTGCAGGTGGCGGCACAAGAGGGTAAAATTCTCTTATCGGCTTGA